In bacterium, the DNA window CAAGAAGTGTCTGTTAAAAAGATTTTATACAGGTTATGGGATTGCAAGAGAGTTTGCCCGAAAAAACAGATATTCGCTGGTAACGACGCAGGATCCTTTCCTGACAGGGCTGATAGGGTATATGATTTCAAGGAAGTTTAATATCCCCCTTAATATACAATTGCACGCCGATTTCCTGGACAACCATTATTGGATGAATGAAAATAAAGTAAACATATTATTAAATATATTCGCGAAATATATTATAAAAAAAGCGGATACGGTAAGGGTCGTAAGTTCGAGGATGTTTAATAAACTTGCCGCTTCCGGTTTTAGGAAAAAAGATATATTTTTTATTCCGACAGGATGCGGGATACCGGTGAATAAATTTTTTGCCGGGGAAAAATATCGCGCAAGAGAGGAGCTTGACCTCCCGCAGGATAAAAAAACAGTGTTATTTATAGGCAGGCTGGTGAAACAGAAATCATTATACGACTTTATTGATACCGCTGATGCTATCCTTAAGCGGCGCGAGGACGCGCTGTTCCTTATTGTAGGCAGCGGCCCCGAGCGGGCCGGGCTTAAGGATTATGCCGCCGGGCTTAACATCGGGCATGGCCTTGAATTTATCGAAGAGGTGACTTACGACGCGGCGGTCAAGTATTACCGGGCTTCCGATGTGTTTTTACTGACATCCGGATATGAAGGAACCGCGAGAGTCCTGGAAGAGGCCGCGGCATCGTCCCTGCCTATAATAACAACCGATGTAAGCGGGGCCGAAGATGTTGTCAAGGACGGGTATAACGGGTATGTTATCCCTATAGGGGAAAAAGGCGCGCTGGCGGAAAAACTCGCGTTTTTACTGCAAAATCCGGCGGATATGGAGCGGATGGGACGGAACGGAAGGTCAATTGCTGAAAAATATTATGACAGGGAAAAGAACATCGGGAAACTCATCAATATGTGGGCGCTCACTTCCCGGAAGGAATGACGGGGAATTTCCAGGTGGAAAATAAAAAATTAAATATTTTAATCGTCACCCAGGCTCTGGATGACAGTGACTGGCTGCTCGGGTTTTTCACAAAATGGGTATCGGAATTAGCCTCTGTCTTTAAAGAAGTTTTTGTATTTGCGCTTAAGGTCGGAAAATATGACCTGCCGGAAAATGTTAAAGTTATCGGGCTTAAGGGAAAAAACAGTAAAGGCAGGGTAAAAATCCTCAAAAGGCTGTACTGCTCCGCCGCCGCGATACAAAAAGAAAAAAGGATAGACTGTATGTTTGTCCACATGTGCCCTGTTTACGCGCTGGCTTTGCTGCCGGTTAAATACCTGTATAAAATCCCTGTCGTTATGTGGTATACACATGGCAGGGCTACGCTGAAACTGCGGGCGGCGCATCTGGTTTGCGACAGGGTAGTCACGGCGTCAAGAAGCAGTTTTCCGCTTGAATCGGGAAAAGTTACCGTAACGGGACACGGGATAGATATGGATATGTTTGGTTTGAAAAAATATCAGGCAGGCGGCGAAAACGTCAAAATATTTTCCGCGGGCAGGATAGTCCCGATAAAAAGGATTGAAATCCTCATAGAAGCTTTGGGAATTCTTAAAGAACGGGGCAGAACCGGGTTCGGGTGCGTTATTGCCGGGGATTCTCCCTCTAAAACGCATTGCAATTATCTCAGGGGCATCGAAAAGAAGATTTTAAATTACGGCTTAGCCGGGCAGGTAAGATTAATCGGCCCGGTTTTGCATAAAGATATCGCTTTGCTGTATAAATCATCCGATATATTTGTTAATTTAAGCGATACCGACAGCCTCGATAAATCCGTCCTGGAATCAATGAGCTGCGGCTGTCTTACCCTTACCAGCAACAAAGCGTTTGCAGACGTCTTGCCGGACAATTTAAAATTATTTTATCTGAAGAAGAACGATCCGGAGGAATTGGCGGAAAAGATAGAAATGCTTTCAGCCCTGACAATAGAGCAAAAGTCGGCTTATGGCCCGCAATTAAGAGCCATTGTCGCGGAAAACCATGATTTAAACGATTGTATAAAAAAAATCCATTCCGTTATAGAAGATATTACCGGCCATTTATATGAAAAAGTGTGATTTATACTATATAGCGAGCGCCAGGCTGCCGACTGAAAAAGCCAACGGCTGCCAGATAGTTAAGATGTGTGATGCTTTTTCAAGGATATACAGGGAAGTCAGGCTTATTGTTCCTTCCAGGGTAAACCACGGCAGGGCAAAAGAATTCGGGGATATTTATGATTTTTACGGGGTGGAAAAGCGTTTTGAAATAAAAGTGATAAAAACTCCCGATTTCCTGCCCTTTTTCAGAAAAGCGGCGATTCCTTATGTCGAAAGTTTATTTTTTATACTGCAGGAAAATATTTTTGCCAAAAAATCGGTTGCTTATCTGAAGGACAGGGAAAAAGCGCTTGTGTTTACACGGAGCAAAAGAGTATTAAAAGCGCTGGTTTCCGGGGGAATTAATTCAAAACATAAGATTATATATGAATGCCATAAATTGACGGCCAGGGAAACCGGGTTATTGGTAAATGTCCAGAAAAAAATCGATATGATTGTAGCTATAACAAATGCTCTTAAGCGTGATTTGGTTTCTTCCGGCGTATCCGGAGAAAAAATCCTTGTTTGCCCTGATGGAACAGATATAGGAAAAGCGCAAAGCGCGCCGGCTGATATTTTCGATCCCGCCCTTGAAAAAGAACTTGCGGGAAAATTTATTATCGGCTATGCCGGGAGTTTTTTTGACTGGAAAGGAGTTGCAACGCTTCTGCGGGCGGCGAAGTATATTACGGACGACTGCCGTGTCCTGCTTGCAGGCGGCCCGCATCGGGAATTTCGGGGAATGATGAGATCCGCCGGCGTTGAGAAATCCGGCAAGATAAGATATATGGGGTACTTAAAGCCGCGCGACGTTTTTTCC includes these proteins:
- a CDS encoding glycosyltransferase family 4 protein, translating into MISLDERLLGGKTGGDAYERHADFSGKIKGADIVVLGKNRHDSLKQGNMTVKGTGKKCLLKRFYTGYGIAREFARKNRYSLVTTQDPFLTGLIGYMISRKFNIPLNIQLHADFLDNHYWMNENKVNILLNIFAKYIIKKADTVRVVSSRMFNKLAASGFRKKDIFFIPTGCGIPVNKFFAGEKYRAREELDLPQDKKTVLFIGRLVKQKSLYDFIDTADAILKRREDALFLIVGSGPERAGLKDYAAGLNIGHGLEFIEEVTYDAAVKYYRASDVFLLTSGYEGTARVLEEAAASSLPIITTDVSGAEDVVKDGYNGYVIPIGEKGALAEKLAFLLQNPADMERMGRNGRSIAEKYYDREKNIGKLINMWALTSRKE
- a CDS encoding glycosyltransferase family 4 protein, with the translated sequence MENKKLNILIVTQALDDSDWLLGFFTKWVSELASVFKEVFVFALKVGKYDLPENVKVIGLKGKNSKGRVKILKRLYCSAAAIQKEKRIDCMFVHMCPVYALALLPVKYLYKIPVVMWYTHGRATLKLRAAHLVCDRVVTASRSSFPLESGKVTVTGHGIDMDMFGLKKYQAGGENVKIFSAGRIVPIKRIEILIEALGILKERGRTGFGCVIAGDSPSKTHCNYLRGIEKKILNYGLAGQVRLIGPVLHKDIALLYKSSDIFVNLSDTDSLDKSVLESMSCGCLTLTSNKAFADVLPDNLKLFYLKKNDPEELAEKIEMLSALTIEQKSAYGPQLRAIVAENHDLNDCIKKIHSVIEDITGHLYEKV
- a CDS encoding glycosyltransferase family 4 protein, which gives rise to MKKCDLYYIASARLPTEKANGCQIVKMCDAFSRIYREVRLIVPSRVNHGRAKEFGDIYDFYGVEKRFEIKVIKTPDFLPFFRKAAIPYVESLFFILQENIFAKKSVAYLKDREKALVFTRSKRVLKALVSGGINSKHKIIYECHKLTARETGLLVNVQKKIDMIVAITNALKRDLVSSGVSGEKILVCPDGTDIGKAQSAPADIFDPALEKELAGKFIIGYAGSFFDWKGVATLLRAAKYITDDCRVLLAGGPHREFRGMMRSAGVEKSGKIRYMGYLKPRDVFSFIKACDLMVIPNSAANRTFSKYSSPLKLFEAMACGVPVIGSDLPGVSEIIRDGENGFLFRPDDFRELAGKIMGLKGNPAGLKQAAAAAAKEVSLYSWDQRAKTIFDALE